In a genomic window of Besnoitia besnoiti strain Bb-Ger1 chromosome XI, whole genome shotgun sequence:
- a CDS encoding RNA recognition motif-containing protein (encoded by transcript BESB_019050), producing MDPSLAFRRAGGLEPAVGEKRKASALEEENAAKVLKTEAGESASAPSPGPLVTPSPSALSVNGPQQSLLSPPPPVLSSPYSPAPLSSPAAAFVAGAAAVTSVLSAPLLEKPQGLFGGGEDGALAPGVPGAIPPQAGSAAAQAGAPDSDEHAVDVARAAAAAAAAVSARQAAANSAARALQMAMKTAELLQGPAGSATGMNVPGSELNTQSRHARKVYVGNLPVPVTQPEVQQYFNELLNTLLPNKVPGDTIVHVYVNAARRFAFLEHRSIEEANFTLGLDGVSWRNCALSLRRPQDYNPTLAEQQYKEERARLGSLTGFAVPPPNSSATPSAPAESSLIAGALGIVSTTVPDSPHKIFVGGLPHSITEQGCKQLLEAFGQLRALHVVKDQQRGDCKGFAFCEYLDPNVTDVAVAGLNNMRIADRVLQVRRAMPHGHVKAGGDGGVVSPAPAAPSIVGTLSKVIAIHNMLPPLPLVPPLLREATASEARIRASPYGEILFVDVLENLATSAAAKGEGVPVLVEFRDVDSAIQAMAGIQGSTYDGRSLSVVFAEPSAAMKKAAVLRIIQEAGGPASANKSSSVSPPPPPPVPADVSAATGGCSAATLASSGAPPAAAEAKTKSSVAAAPPPPRSPEEAAAAGSAAVAALLFGGGPASRQSPVVSIPEKPTQSDGVSRPEARADGSRASDMSRPTAGAEDADAPVTQRARAAADSEESGKAGDGEEH from the exons ATGGACCCTTCGTTGGCGTTTCGCCGCGCTGGGGGGCTAGAGCCGGCGGTGGGGGAAAAGAGGAAGGCCAGTGCCTtggaagaagaaaatgcCGC TAAGGTTTTGAAGACTGAGGCGGGGGAATCTGCGTCGGCTCCGTCGCCGGGACCTCTGGTGACcccttcgccgtctgcgctgtCGGTGAACGGGCCGCAACagtctctgctgtctccgcctcctccagtCCTCTCGTCTCCGTATTCCCCGGCTCCTCTGTCCTCTCCGGCCGCCGCGtttgtcgccggcgccgcggcggtcacCTCAGTGTtgagcgcgccgctgctggagaAGCCCCAGGGCCTCTTCgggggcggagaagacggggcgctcgcgcctggtGTGCCTGGCGCGATCCCGCCACAGGCGGGGAGCGCAGCCGCCCAGGCGGGCGCCCCTGACTCTGACGAACACGCGGTCGACGTCGCccgagccgctgccgctgccgcggctgccgtcaGTGCACGCCAAGCCGCCGCCAACAgtgccgcgcgggcgctgcagatGGCCATGAAGACCGCAGAGCTCCTTCAG GGACCGGCGGGCTCCGCGACGGGAATGAACGTGCCGGGGTCGGAGCTGAATACGCAGAGTCGCCACGCAAG GAAGGTCTACGTCGGAAACTTGCCCGTGCCGGTGACGCAGCCCGAAGTGCAACAGTACTTCAACGAGCTGCTCAACACGCTTTTACCCAACAAAGTCCCTGGAGACACG ATTGTGCACGTCTACGtgaacgcggcgcggcgcttcgcgttCTTGGAGCATCGGTCgatcgaggaggcgaacTTCACCTTGGGACTCGACGGCGTCTCCTGG CGCAACTGCGCCCTGAGTCTTCGGCGCCCGCAAGACTACAATCCGACACTCGCGGAGCAGCAGTACAAGGAG gagcgcgcgcggcttggCAGTCTCACGGGGTTCGCCGTGCCCCCGCCAAATTcgtccgcgacgccctcggcgcctgcagagagttCTCTGATAG CCGGCGCCTTGGGAATCGTCTCCACAACCGTGCCCGACAGCCCTCACAAAATCTTTGTCGGTGGATTGCCGCACAGCATCACGGAGCAAGGCTGCAAG CAACTCTTGGAGGCGTTCGGTCAACTGCGGGCTCTCCACGTCGTCAAA GaccagcagcgaggagactgcaAAGGCTTTGCGTTTTGCGAGTATCTGGATCCGAACGTCACAGACGTCGCGGTGGCGGGCCTTAACAACATGAGGATTG CGGATCGCGTCCTGCAAGTCCGCCGAGCGATGCCGCACGGCCACGTGAAagccggaggcgacggcggcgtcgtgtcccccgcgcctgctgctccgTCGATTGTCGG GACGCTGAGCAAAGTCATTGCAATCCACAAcatgctgccgccgctgcctctg GTGCCGCCCCTTCTCCGCGAGGCAACCGCGTCTGAGGCGCGCATCCGCGCGAGCCCTTACGGCGAGATTCTCTTCGTGGATGTTTTGGAGAACCTCGCGACCTCGGCTGCAGCGAAAGGCGAAGGCGTGCCGGTCCTCGTGGAGTTCCGCGACGTCGACTCTGCCATTCAAGCCATGGCTGGCATTCAGG GGAGCACGTACGACGGCCGCTCTCTcagcgtcgtcttcgcggaGCCGTCAGCGGCGATGAAAAAGG CGGCGGTCCTGCGTATCATTCAAGAGGCCGGAGGCCCCGCATCCGCCAACAAATCGAGCAGCGtgtcgcctcccccccccccacccgtTCCCGCCGATGTgtccgcggcgacgggcggctGCAGTGCCGCCACGTTGGCCTCGTCGGGGGccccgcctgcagctgcagaggcaaaGACCAAGAGCTCcgtggccgcggcgcctcctcctccgcgcagccccgaagaagcggcagctgcagggtCTGCGGCAGTAGCCGCGTTGCTCTTTGGTGGCGGCCCAGCGAGTCGCCAGTCTCCTGTCGTCAGCATCCCAGAAAAGCCGACCCAGAGTGACGGGGTCTCGAGgcctgaggcgagggcagacGGATCGCGTGCTTCTGATATGTCGAGGCCGACGGCTggcgccgaggacgcagatGCGCCAGTGACACAgcgagcccgcgcggcggccgacaGTGAAGAGTCTGGCAAGGcaggagacggagaggagcACTAA
- a CDS encoding rhoptry kinase family protein ROP40 (incomplete catalytic triad) (encoded by transcript BESB_019040) encodes MRLAVLAPGWGPACFLLLSSFSWWSQLEGASGTSIRPVAFQALGFAEGSDSGTGPRDEDSEEDAPPVARPRVRGLLRHLSNIFRSSSSREPERTRLLEEEGDAPPFSTGARRRGRSRPGVRRPAPAEPVAKLLKFLDDHVATELSDYESLSMNGELKPQHVFFTKGETGSPAVSFFVRRVPVAASGNLPEVVEAIDRAIPPRKKFRLETSSWEAGLFLERRSLVRDTIFRAVGADGSLDMMVFPVPAGEEGARRVAKYEDELRAELRVLQLLATGSPKQTATVFRCRIPIEAAPLHKTPKIIELGPGHAMPNIVVFYPSSRVVLTTVSEAIKEAATDPSSASVALAAQLHLTMQLVKVMAVHDSRGILLPNLSMNNFVLRRDGAVFLTGFSSLVEAGRTYYEAPEGKLATTAPTRFANGREYTALDVAPALADVLYKLWCSGPPPSQQPEGSSDPKFSNCGQGIPGPVERIIVHLYGARGEVRWSALEAFESEEYNAVRVLEWDVSTRDEVSALYK; translated from the coding sequence ATGCGTTTGGCGGTCCTCGCACCCGGATGGGGGCCAGCATGCTTCTTGCTGCTTTCGTCTTTTTCATGGTGGAGTCAGCTTGAAGGAGCCAGTGGCACGAGCATTAGACCAGTGGCATTCCAGGCTCTGGGGTTTGCTGAGGGTTCCGACAGTGGGACCGGTCCAAGAGAtgaagacagcgaagaggatGCACCGCCGGTAGCACGCCCTCGGGTGAGGGGGTTGCTGAGGCATCTTTCTAACATTTTCCGCAGTTCGTCATCTAGGGAGCCGGAAAGGACAAGGCTgctcgaagaggagggagacgcacCTCCTTTCAGCACGGGCGCCAGACGACGTGGACGGTCGAGGCCAGGAGTACGTCGACCTGCACCAGCCGAACCTGTTGCAAAACTTCTCAAATTTTTAGACGACCACGTCGCCACAGAGCTCTCAGATTATGAAAGTTTGTCGATGAATGGCGAGTTGAAGCCGCAGCATGTGTTCTTTACAAAAGGCGAGACTGGGTCAccggctgtctccttctttgTCCGACGGGTACCCGTGGCAGCCTCTGGAAACTTACCAGAAGTCGTCGAAGCAATAGACAGGGCAAtaccgccgcggaagaaatTTCGGCTCGAAACGTCGTCCTGGGAGGCGGGGCTTTTCCTCGAAAGGCGGTCGCTTGTAAGAGACACCATCTTTCGAGCTGTAGGTGCCGACGGTTCACTGGATATGATGGTTTTCCCCGTACCTGCGGGAGAAGAGGGAGCTCGGCGAGTTGCCAAGTATGAGGACGAACTGCGAGCGGAACTGCGTGTGTTACAGCTGCTTGCCACGGGATCTCCCAAGCAAACCGCCACAGTATTTCGCTGCAGAATTCCAATAGAAGCTGCCCCGCTGCACAAGACACCTAAGATCATCGAGCTCGGCCCGGGACACGCGATGCCGAACATTGTGGTTTTTTATCCAAGCTCGCGTGTAGTTCTCACGACAGTCTCGGAGGCAAtaaaggaggcggcgacggatcCCTCCTCTGCATCTGTTGCTCttgcggcgcagctgcatctGACAATGCAACTCGTGAAGGTCATGGCGGTCCACGATTCTCGAGGCATTTTACTTCCGAACTTGTCGATGAATAACTTCGTGCTGCGAAGAGATGGAGCGGTGTTCCTCACCGGATTTTCATCGCTTGTGGAAGCGGGCAGGACATATTACGAGGCACCGGAAGGGAAGCTTGCCACAACAGCTCCAACGCGATTTGCGAACGGCAGAGAGTATACTGCTCTCGATGTGGCACCTGCTTTGGCTGATGTCCTCTACAAACTTTGGTGCTCCgggccgcctccttcgcagcAGCCAGAGGGGTCGTCAGACCCCAAGTTCTCGAACTGCGGACAAGGGATCCCCGGACCTGTGGAGCGCATCATTGTTCATTTGTACGGTGCTCGAGGCGAAGTGCGTTGGTCGGCTTTGGAGGCGTTCGAAAGTGAAGAATACAATGCAGTGAGGGTGTTGGAATGGGACGTGTCTACGCGGGATGAAGTCAGCGCTCTTTACAAGTAA
- a CDS encoding hypothetical protein (encoded by transcript BESB_019060): MPYSQSLIVGSQKHANAAPRRPCVLEDNTPSKGSEALSFEPVRFPTINFEASCREEPASPVSPLSVTSGSRHNLPGPGRDPRAALRAEECATPDNALHSPNDSEEEFHSPLRDLPSPSAVLTSCGAVVLTWLQDPLLTLVASATTAAAPAHLSGSTLNADSQGGEIDETSGRNVAVAAIGASGQLCDGIAALTIGIGISTAVLCSSVLKANISSSEAATETGACGKLSDSCPAAADTRSVSAAYQSEWREGTLIATRDTKTRHGCCEPDSATPASSPDSFDGVTGLRCLRTCIVGVWISAYMGALLAVALWWIVDSLLSFFFAASSSRLLLVLTRTCVSIRLHSLPFAVVSLTAKAALLALRDPLPVRLSAAATAASIPLLLMTSVFAGSASSSENRLSPMPLSLTSDRRSALLASEAPLSLNSVADDSRIRASAFAIVFIQIAVAILLLLRLLHRTMAATSSRKHKPAESAAEEGPSTKAVYCCDTWTAPNPCLWMPEETRDDRNGAWELRAALLRPPSISELQEFSPFLAGFLIQSTVRVVLYSAMMKVAASWGVKALAAHQVASSVYTVHGLPCEALTQVAQSVIHKAETLASAGSSYEALPDMPSEAVLAEKSAGTASRNEPSRTTPEAILPVTAALEGLLLHAKRVQTIACAYLVSLPLPLALLLHSHIAARGVTEPAVLSSLSEENHADDIEPASLAKGGVDLSDLPVYGAALVWILPLAYNLGRAGVYGVAWCRARYEAEAAEQKGSVAAQGGAGDDAFRREV; the protein is encoded by the exons ATGCCCTACTCACAGTCCTTGATCGTAGGGTCTCAAAAACATGCAAATGCTGCACCTCGGAGACCGTGTGTTTTGGAGGACAACACTCCCTCAAAAGGTAGCGAGGCGTTATCTTTCGAGCCTGTTCGTTTCCCCACCATAAATTTTGAGGCTTCTTGCAGAGAAGAACCGgcttctcctgtctctcccttGTCAGTGACCTCAGGGTCTCGACACAACCTTCCAGGCCCCGGTAGAGACCCACGGGCTGCGCTGCGTGCAGAAGAATGTGCAACGCCGGACAACGCCCTTCATTCTCCAAATGACTCTGAAGAAGAGTTTCACTCGCCTCTACGTGACCTCCCTAGCCCTTCTGCCGTCCTCACGTCCTGTGGGGCGGTCGTGCTCACTTGGCTGCAGGATCCCCTGCTTACTCTCGTCGCGTCCGCTACCaccgctgctgctcctgctCACCTTTCAGGATCAACGCTAAACGCCGACTCCCAGGGTGGAGAAATTGACGAGACTTCCGGCCGTAATGTGGCGGTGGCGGCAATTGGTGCAAGTGGTCAGCTGTGTGATGGCATCGCGGCCTTAACAATCGGCATTGGCATTTCCACAGCTGTTTTGTGTTCGTCAGTGTTGAAGGCAAATATATCTTCATCGGAAGCTGCCACAGAAACTGGTGCCTGCGGGAAACTAAGCGATTCATGtccagctgccgcagacaCTCGCTCAGTGTCTGCTGCGTACCAGTCAGAGTGGAGAGAAGGCACCCTTATAGCGACGCGTGACACGAAGACACGCCACGGATGCTGTGAACCTGACAGCGCGACTCCAGCAAGTTCTCCGGATTCCTTTGACGGAGTGACAGGGCTTCGCTGCTTAAGAACCTGCATCGTCGGTGTATGGATAAGTG CGTATATGGGAGCACTCCTGGCCGTGGCGCTGTGGTGGATCGTGGATTCCCTACTCTCGTTTTTCtttgcggcgtcttcctctcgtctGCTCCTGGTGCTGACCCGCACATGCGTGTCTATCCGACTACACTCTCTCCccttcgctgtcgtctcgcttacggcgaaggccgccttGCTGGCTCTACGCGACCCCCTTCCGGtccgtctctctgccgcggctACGGCTGCTTCCATTCCGCTTCTGCTGATGACCAGCGTCTTCGCTGGgtccgcctcttcgtcggaAAATCGGCTGTCGCCCATGCCTCTGTCTTTAACATCGGACAGACGAtccgctctcctcgcatCAGAAGCGCCCCTTTCTCTAAACAGCGTGGCGGATGACAGCCGGATTCGTGCCAGTGCCTTTGCCATTGTCTTTATCCAAATCGCTGTAGCcattcttcttctcctccgcttgCTGCACCGGACGATGGCAGCGACCAGCAGCCGGAAACACAAGCCAGCCGAgagcgcagcggaggaaggccCGTCTACGAAGGCGGTATACTGTTGCGACACGTGGACGGCACCAAACCCATGTCTCTGGATGCCTGAGGAAACAAGGGACGACAGGAATGGCGCATGGGAGCTTCGTGCAGCACTGTTGCGACCGCCGTCAATCAGCGAGCTGCAGGAATTCTCTCCGTTTCTGGCCGGTTTTCTTATCCAGAGTACTGTGAG GGTCGTCCTTTATTCTGCTATGATGAAAGTCGCAGCTTCTTGGGGAGTAAAAGCTCTTGCAGCTCACCAG GTTGCCTCGAGCGTGTACACCGTCCACGGCTTGCCCTGTGAGGCTCTCACACAAGTCGCCCAGTCTGTCATCCACAAGGCAGAAACACTGGCGTCGGCCGGTTCTTCTTATGAGGCATTGCCAGACATGCCATCAGAAGCTGTTCTTGCTGAGAAGAGCGCTGGTACAGCTTCGCGAAATGAGCCTTCCCGTACGACACCAGAGG CAATCTTGCCTGTCACTGCCGCTCTTGAAGGACTCCTCCTCCACGCTAAACGCGTGCAAACCATTGCATGCGCGTACCTGGTTTCGTTGCCTCTGCCGCtagcgctgctgctgcattcCCATATCGCCGCCCGTGGAGTTACGGAACCTGCTGTTCTCTCTTCACTGAGTGAGGAGAATCATGCTGACGATATTGAGCCTGCAAGCTTAGCTAAAGGGGGGGTAGACCTTAGCGATCTACCCGTCtacggcgcggcgctggtaTGGATTTTGCCCCTCGCGTACAACTTAGGGCGAGCTGGTGTGTATGGAGTGGCTTGGTGTCGCGCCCGGtacgaggcggaggcagcggaacAGAAAGGAAGCGTGGCTGCTCagggaggcgctggcgatgACGCCTTCCGCCGAGAAGTCTGA
- a CDS encoding Ydr279p family (RNase H2 complex component) protein (encoded by transcript BESB_019090), producing MGTTSALLRSPEFVLEDGSLLSATPFDPLLIFLSLLHQHASEVFVPFSQLISQCDYSDEVRRNLTWVSSLPAVAKRISLVADIRRACSSTREANAAQLGGDLSCSSDAERALQFCRLNLQKAVAYLQVKHAKLRDTILALRLPFRECAVCVEKVHYSPRTTGGNESNQTQIRNRTSTRLGTGGERVTSRGVTGHCEIDTSAADRLAEEILSGYLPKCLFTAFKERRQSEGCLQTTKSTELQKETSCGFTTLAVGGDKMLSTLALCSPDPLSSSCEARRGKRSAPPAAAAEQAGCPRESSQPSEELHDTVVQRRKRIKHDADNDRRKASPARVREMPSEPHGCPNSENTSSGYAPERSPPPQVIEKEAGVAHVGAEEPSTSALHANMDDMQSANPEPRKCDTAGLGAANGERKARAKKHPKAVARAPHQALISSFFRKKA from the coding sequence ATGGGAACAACGTCGGCTCTTCTCAGGTCACCCGAGTTCGTCCTGGAAGATGGTTCTTTGCTATCGGCCACGCCGTTTGACCCCCTTCTtatttttctttctctccttcatCAGCATGCATCCGAAGTTTTCGTGCCTTTTTCTCAACTGATATCCCAGTGCGACTATTCGGATGAAGTCCGCAGAAACCTTACGTGGGTCTCATCCCTCCCGGCTGTGGCGAAACGTATCTCCTTAGTTGCGGATATCCGCAGGGCCTGCAGTTCAACAAGAGAGGCCAATGCAGCACAACTGGGGGGAGATTTGAGCTGTTCAAGTGATGCTGAGCGTGCTCTTCAGTTCTGTCGTCTGAATCTGCAGAAGGCCGTTGCGTATCTTCAGGTGAAGCACGCGAAGCTGCGTGATACCATCCTTGCGCTACGATTGCCTTTCAGGGAGTGTGCTGTGTGTGTGGAGAAGGTGCATTACAGTCCCCGCACTACAGGCGGTAATGAATCTAATCAGACGCAAATAAGAAATCGGACGAGCACGAGACTGGGAACAGGCGGAGAACGTGTGACTTCCCGCGGCGTTACTGGCCACTGTGAAATTGATACCTCAGCTGCAGACCGACTTGCAGAGGAGATTCTAAGCGGATATCTCCCTAAGTGTCTGTTTACTGCTTTCAAAGAGCGGCGTCAGAGCGAAGGCTGCTTACAGACGACTAAATCCACGGAGCTGCAAAAGGAGACCAGCTGCGGATTCACAACTCTTGCGGTTGGCGGTGATAAAATGTTATCCACGCTTGCACTTTGCAGTCCGGATCCTTTGTCTTCAAGCTGCGAAgcacgaagaggaaagcgttcggcgcctccggctgccgctgctgagCAAGCCGGATGCCCCCGCGAGAGCAGTCAGCCCTCAGAGGAGTTGCATGATACGGTTGTGCAACGGAGGAAACGGATTAAGCATGATGCAGACAACGACCGTCGAAAAGCTTCaccggcgcgcgtgcgtgagATGCCCAGCGAGCCGCATGGGTGTCCTAATAGCGAGAATACGTCTTCGGGATATGCACCGGAGAGGAGTCCACCTCCACAAGTGATAGAGAAAGAAGCAGGAGTCGCACATGTCGGAGCTGAAGAGCCCTCTACCTCTGCTCTACATGCGAATATGGATGATATGCAGTCTGCAAATCCGGAACCCCGGAAATGCGACACCGCAGGGTTGGGCGCGGCTAACGGGGAGCGTAAAGCCAGAGCAAAGAAACACCCCAAAGCTGTTGCCCGCGCTCCACACCAGGCCCTAATTAGTTCGTTTTTCAGGAAAAAAGCATAA
- a CDS encoding RNA recognition motif-containing protein (encoded by transcript BESB_019070): MKQRKNAPVAAASLSDSSDSSSDEQVTKKAVPVAAKDSRKKPPPARPADSSSSEDDSSDEEVTKKPTNPKKTVTSAAAVQGAKKAIAAAASKKPVKAKPMSDDDSSSDSSDDETPARKPAAKAKAAPQKVESSSSDDSSDEEGLKPAAKAKAAPKAAAAKAPAKKTDSSDDDSSSEDEAPQKKAKAVSAPQKKAALAKPLQSDSSSEESSDEDTETMKAAVCKPADSSSEDEDSSSDEEKPALKSQKAAAKPVAPAKKAHAPASSSEEDSSDNDEDSAPKHKVSVVSNSKIPVAKKPIAKDEDDSSDEEPPKKSPAAQKKPVNGAAKKAAASSSDDESDDDESDEDEKPPKKGKAAQDVEMEDEEEESEDESPPKKRKEPPTTGDDKKHASKRQKDEHQQPRARLQTKGGGVVDKLRTEIFCGGLPYSTTESELKELFESDCGPTTRIKMLEGKGIAFITFETEEAAQKAVEYNNTQYNGRTLRINLTADKQSHQSGSGERGGRGRGGREQGGARGGAAAGGERPKASPNKQVVVRNLSFNATEESIRSLFEECGEIQDIRMPVFEDTGKFKGQAFIEFDSIESATKAVEYNNTDVDGRTVWIDFALPRGSGGGGRGGGGRGGGRGGFGAGRGGRGGRGGGRGGASSAVKAAKDGTVQEFQGTSKTFDSDSD, encoded by the exons ATGAAG CAGAGAAAGAATGCGCCAgtggctgctgcgtcgtTGAGCGACAGCTCCGACTCTAGCAGCGATGAACAAGTGACCAAGAAGGCAGTGCCCGTCGCTGCCAAGGATTCCCGTAAGAAGCCGCCCCCCGCTAGGCCGGCAGATTCGTCAagcagcgaggacgacagcAGCGATGAAGAGGTCACCAAAAAGCCGACCAATCCCAAAAAAACCGTCacgagcgccgctgcag TTCAGGGTGCGAAAAAGGCGAttgccgctgcggcgtccaAGAAGCCTGTGAAGGCAAAGCCGATGAGCGACGATGACTCTTCAAGCGATTCTTCAGATGACGAAACTC cagcccgGAAGCCGGCAGCGAAGGCAAAGGCAGCTCCGCAGAAGGTAGAATCGTCTTCCAGTgacgacagcagcgacgaggagggtCTCAAGCCTGCGGCCAAGGCAAAAGCAGCTCCgaaggctgctgccgcgaaggcgccggcaAAGAAGACTGACTCTAGCGACGATGACTCTAGCTCGGAAGACGAAGCTCCGCAAAAGAAGGCGAAAGCAGTGTCCGCCccgcagaagaaagcggcTCTTGCCAAGCCCCTTCAGTCCGACTCCAGCAGTGAGGAGTCCAGTGATGAAGACACAGAGACAATGAAGGCAGCGGTGTGCAAGCCTGCGGACTCGTCaagcgaggacgaagactcGTCtagcgacgaggagaagccCGCCCTCAAGAGCCAGAAAGCTGCTGCAAAGCCTgtggcgcccgcgaagaaggcccACGCCCCGGCTTCGTCTTCAGAGGAAGACTCCAGTGACAACGACGAGGACAGCGCCCCTAAGCACAAGGTGTCTGTTGTGTCGAACTCTAAGATCCCTGTGGCAAAGAAGCCGATCGCGAAGGATGAAGACGACTCAAGCGACGAAgagccgccgaagaagagcccTGCTGCCCAGAAGAAACCGGTTAATGGtgcagcgaagaaggccgctgCTAGCAGCAGTGATGATGAGTCGGACGACGATGAGTCCGATGAGGATGAAAAGCCTCCCAAGAAGGGAAAAGCTGCGCAGGACGTGGAAatggaggacgaggaggaggagagtgAAGATGAAA GTCCCCcgaagaaaaggaaggaACCCCCAACAACGGGCGACGATAAGAAGCATGCCTCCAAGCGGCAAAAAGACGAGCATCAGCAGCCTAGAGCCCGCCTTCAGACGAAGGGTGGCGGGGTCGTCGACAAGCTGCGAACAGAGATCTTCTGCGGAGGTCTCCCGTATTCCACCACAGAG AGTGAACTGAAGGAGCTTTTCGAATCCGACTGCGGCCCGACCACTCGCATCAAGATGCTTGAGGGAAAAGGCATTGCGTTCATTACTTTCGAAACTGAGGAGGCCGCTCAAAAGGCCGTTGAATACAACAACACGCAGTACAACGGACGCACTCTCCGCATCAACCTCACGGCGGACAAGCAGAGTCACCAGTCAGGAAGTGGAGAGCGCGGCGGTCGTGGACGAGGCGGCCGTGAACAGGGCGGtgcccgaggaggcgcagctgcaggggGCGAGCGACCCAAGGCTTCCCCAAACAAGCAAGTTGTCGTCAGAAATTTGAGCTTCAATGCAACGGAAGAGTCGATCCGCAGCCTCTTCGAGGAATGTG GCGAGATCCAGGACATCCGCATGCCAGTGTTCGAGGACACTGGAAAATTCAAGGGGCAAGCTTTCATTGAGTTCGACAGTATCGAGTCCGCAACCAAAGCCGTCGAATACAACAACACTGACGTCGATGGACGTACGGTCTGGATCGActtcgcgcttccgcgcggctctgGTGGGGGCGGTCGCGGTGGTGGAGGACGCGGGGGCGGCAGGGGCGGCTTCGGTGCTggccgaggaggacgaggaggccgtggcggcgggcgagggggaGCCAGCAGCGCAgtgaaggcggcgaaggatgGAACCGTGCAGGAGTTCCAAGGGACATCGAAGACATTCGACAGTGACAGCGACTAA
- a CDS encoding hypothetical protein (encoded by transcript BESB_019080), with the protein MEGTAKSRPREAESPVCRAAVASALALLFVVLSMSSSFTCEQCSGTVAIIGAEAHSGGLEKQRISKEKQEGAEAELGGAFDLLDPEIDAGSAGEEISLGHGGPENHEDDAENKSHMDDDQERTASRRARKEKEAALISTMKELLEENSEYRKMEAQREREKLLSRYKAEEGGLDAEGSPIYNKETKKFLKVQKRKGLVEGGAITSGTLAAAGLTGLLLANRKGDFLEGDARQSRSKTNLALTASSIVGALGLALSLLQRRRYKEKLTQLERRLLRMEKEAQAGHMPENEAFFGLDEETPEQKRKRLKKLRASDTRDRR; encoded by the exons ATGGAGGGCACTGCGAAGAGCAGGCCGAGGGAAGCAGAGTCGCCAGTCTGCCGAGCGGCGGTTGCCTCGGCTCTGGCTCTCTTGTTTGTAGTACTCAGCATGTCCTCCTCGTTCACCTGTGAACAGTGTTCAGGAACGGTGGCCATCAttggcgcggaggcgcattCGGGCGGGCTTGAAAAGCAGAGGATAAGTAAGGAGAAGCAAGAGGGTGCCGAAGCCGAGCTCGGCGGGGCATTTGACCTGCTAGATCCTGAGATTGACGCAGGAAGCGCTGGAGAGGAGATCAGTTTGGGCCACGGGGGGCCTGAGAACCATGAAGACGATGCAGAAAACAAGAGCCACATGGACGACGACCAAGAAAGaacggcgagccgccgggcgcgaaaagagaaggaagctgCTCTCATTTCCACGATGAAAGAGCTCCTTGAGGAAAACAGCGAATACCGAAAGATGGAAG CAcaaagagagcgagagaaacTTCTTTCGCGATACAAGGCAGAGGAAGGTGGCTTAGATGCAGAAGGCTCCCCGATCT ATAACAAAGAGACCAAGAAGTTTTTGAAAGTGCAAAAGAGAAAAGGTTTGGTGGAGGGTGGTGCGATTACTAGCGGTACattggcggcggcgggtctGACCGGCCTACTGCTGGCAAACCGCAAAGGAGATTTTCTCGAGGGAGATGCTCGTCAATCGCGCAGCAAAACGAATCTTGCCCTCACGGCGAGCAGTATCGTTGGGGCCCTCGGTCTTGCCCTATCTCTCTTGCAACGGCGTCGATACAAGGAGAAGCTCACCCAGCTCGAGCGCAGGCTCCTGCGCATGGAGAAGGAAGCACAGGCTGGACACATGCCTGAGAACGAAGCATTTTTTGGGCTGGACGAGGAGACCCCTGAGCAGAAGCGGAAAAGGTTAAAAAAATTGCGGGCGTCGGACACGCGAGATAGACGATGA